One window of Oscillospiraceae bacterium genomic DNA carries:
- a CDS encoding YlmH/Sll1252 family protein: MTATRFLDSRQQALVQQLLSRLNYRDYHFDGGVLDAERKTCIFLPDYSTEHELFRVIRAEKAKQDMLTHRDYLGSLMGLQIKRECIGDIFVHDNGADIVVLSEIAEYVMMNYQKAGRKQLILSYIMPDEICTGYNDFAISTVTVSSLRLDCVVGAAWGMSRAVSSSLIEKGGVALNAAECIKSDKLLQPGDKITIRGKGKIEILVVLGYSKKGKIFLEIKQYG, from the coding sequence AGATTCTCGCCAACAAGCATTGGTACAACAACTGCTCTCGCGGCTGAATTACAGGGATTATCATTTTGATGGCGGCGTTTTGGACGCCGAGCGAAAGACATGTATATTCCTGCCCGATTATTCCACCGAGCATGAATTGTTCCGCGTTATCCGTGCAGAAAAAGCCAAGCAAGATATGCTCACGCACCGAGACTATCTCGGCTCGTTGATGGGCTTACAGATTAAACGTGAGTGTATCGGTGATATTTTTGTGCATGACAATGGTGCAGATATTGTTGTGTTGAGCGAAATTGCCGAGTATGTTATGATGAACTATCAAAAAGCAGGGCGAAAACAGCTCATACTTTCGTATATCATGCCCGATGAAATTTGCACAGGCTACAATGACTTTGCAATCAGTACAGTTACGGTATCTTCCCTGCGGCTGGATTGCGTTGTCGGCGCGGCTTGGGGGATGTCGCGAGCAGTCTCATCATCGCTCATAGAAAAAGGCGGCGTTGCGTTGAATGCCGCCGAATGCATAAAGTCTGACAAATTGCTGCAACCCGGAGATAAAATCACAATCCGCGGCAAGGGAAAGATTGAAATCCTCGTTGTTTTGGGGTATAGTAAGAAAGGTAAGATTTTCCTGGAAATTAAGCAGTATGGGTAG